In Thermanaeromonas sp. C210, the genomic stretch TGGGCAATCCCGGGCCCCGCTATGAGACAACGCGCCATAATGCTGGCTTCATGGCCCTGGACCTGTTGGCCGACGACCTGGCCGTCGAGCTCGGCCGCAGGCAAAGGGACGCCCTGGTAGGGACCGGCCGCGTGGGGGAAGAGCGGGTGCTCCTGGTCAAGCCCCTAACCTTCATGAACCTGAGCGGTCAGGCCGTCGGCCCCCTGGCCCGGTGGTATGGTATCCGGCCGGCAGATATCCTAGTCTTGATGGACGACCTGGACCTGGAACCCGGCCGGCTGCGGGTGAGGGCCAAAGGGAGCTCGGGGGGCCACCGGGGCCTGGGTTCGGTGTTGGCGGCCCTGGGCACCGACATGGTTCCCCGAATAAGGATCGGGATCGGCCGGCCCCCGGCGGGCCAGGACCCCGCGGATTACGTCCTGGAACCCTTTACCGAGGACGAGTGGTCCCTGGTTAGTCCCGTACTCCTCAAAGCCGCCAGGGCCGCCCGCCTCTGGCTGGAGGGC encodes the following:
- the pth gene encoding aminoacyl-tRNA hydrolase — protein: MKMVVGLGNPGPRYETTRHNAGFMALDLLADDLAVELGRRQRDALVGTGRVGEERVLLVKPLTFMNLSGQAVGPLARWYGIRPADILVLMDDLDLEPGRLRVRAKGSSGGHRGLGSVLAALGTDMVPRIRIGIGRPPAGQDPADYVLEPFTEDEWSLVSPVLLKAARAARLWLEGLDLEEVMNRFNC